The following are from one region of the Aquirufa lenticrescens genome:
- a CDS encoding penicillin-binding protein 1A, with protein MIEPIKESKLNKITLAYKIFGGTLLFAILFITAVNYNFLWLFGGMPSLQELENPKSQEASLLISEDGEEIGKYFRENRNPVEFEELSPILVNTLMATEDARFISHSGIDVRSMARVLFSFGTSGGGSTISQQLAKNLFHTRSLEYGEDDPIYMGLLMKVGGLKTAIAKIKEWILAIKLERRYTKQEILAMYLNEVSFGNNAYGIQVACRTYFQKNVQTVTYPEAATLIGLLQNPSLYDPRIRPERTLARRNTVLGQLAKYEYLTEEDAEKMQADPLNLKYKVENQNTGAAPYLRESIRKEILGIIQEINKDRPEDQQLNLYTSGLRIHTTIDSRMQKYAQDAVQEHMKAQQIAFNQHWAGRNPWVNEKMQEIKGFISTAMKRTQRYRDLMEAYNNDEMRVWEELNRPIKMTVFSYHGDIDTTLSPLDSMRYYKRILNVGMMSMDPTNGHVKAWIGGINYKYFKYDHIAQSKRQPGSTFKPFVYGAAIENEIATPCDKYVDEPVTFGTEDGLTNDTWTPQNSDGKYSYESLTLRRAMGRSINTISAKLMKSLGASKIADFAHKAGITSSLYEGPSLCLGTSEVSVFEQVSAYSTFANGGEKIDPIIILKITDKNGVVLREFSPTAKAVMKPETAYLMTFMLQGAVREPGGTAEGLNRSFIAAGNEIGAKTGTTSNFSDGWFMGVTQKLVTGVWVGGDDRSIHFRNIQLGQGAKMAMPAFTKFMEKVYSDRSLALDGYQKMPFIKPENIAFDFSCVGGIGGDSTLTSSTATALPE; from the coding sequence ATGATAGAACCTATAAAGGAATCTAAATTGAATAAAATTACCTTAGCCTACAAGATCTTTGGAGGCACACTCCTATTTGCCATCCTGTTTATTACGGCGGTGAACTATAATTTTCTGTGGCTTTTTGGGGGAATGCCCAGCTTACAGGAATTAGAAAACCCGAAGAGCCAAGAAGCCTCTCTTTTAATTTCAGAAGATGGGGAGGAAATCGGCAAATACTTTAGAGAAAATCGTAATCCGGTGGAATTCGAGGAACTCTCACCCATCTTAGTGAACACCTTGATGGCGACGGAAGATGCGCGTTTCATTAGCCACTCCGGCATTGATGTGCGCTCTATGGCGCGCGTATTGTTTTCTTTTGGAACATCCGGCGGAGGTAGTACGATTTCCCAGCAATTAGCGAAGAACCTCTTTCACACGCGCTCCTTAGAATACGGGGAAGACGATCCCATTTATATGGGCTTGCTGATGAAAGTAGGAGGGTTGAAGACAGCGATTGCCAAAATCAAAGAATGGATTCTAGCCATCAAATTAGAACGTCGCTATACGAAGCAAGAGATTTTGGCGATGTATTTAAACGAAGTCAGCTTTGGTAATAATGCTTATGGCATTCAAGTTGCTTGCCGCACCTATTTCCAGAAAAACGTACAAACCGTCACCTACCCAGAAGCGGCAACATTGATCGGTTTATTGCAAAATCCATCCTTGTATGACCCGCGCATTCGTCCAGAACGCACGTTAGCACGTCGAAATACGGTTCTAGGTCAATTAGCGAAATACGAATACTTGACAGAAGAGGATGCGGAAAAGATGCAGGCTGATCCATTGAATTTGAAATACAAAGTAGAGAATCAAAACACGGGTGCTGCGCCGTATTTACGGGAGTCAATCCGAAAAGAAATTTTGGGAATCATTCAAGAGATCAACAAAGACCGCCCAGAAGACCAACAACTCAATTTATATACCAGCGGCTTGCGCATTCATACGACCATCGATTCGCGTATGCAGAAATACGCGCAGGATGCAGTTCAAGAGCATATGAAGGCCCAGCAAATTGCGTTCAACCAGCATTGGGCGGGCAGAAATCCGTGGGTAAATGAAAAGATGCAAGAGATTAAAGGCTTCATTTCAACGGCGATGAAACGCACGCAACGCTACCGCGATTTAATGGAGGCCTACAACAATGATGAGATGCGGGTTTGGGAGGAATTGAATCGTCCCATCAAAATGACCGTTTTCTCTTACCACGGGGATATCGACACGACTTTGAGCCCTTTGGACTCGATGCGTTATTACAAACGCATACTAAACGTGGGTATGATGTCGATGGACCCGACGAATGGCCACGTGAAGGCTTGGATAGGTGGCATCAATTACAAGTATTTCAAGTATGATCATATCGCCCAAAGTAAGCGCCAGCCAGGCTCTACCTTCAAACCATTCGTTTATGGGGCGGCCATTGAAAACGAGATCGCGACACCGTGCGATAAATACGTAGATGAGCCGGTGACTTTTGGGACAGAGGATGGATTAACAAACGACACGTGGACTCCCCAAAACTCCGACGGCAAATACAGTTACGAAAGTTTAACCCTTCGCCGCGCGATGGGTCGCTCAATCAACACGATTTCAGCCAAACTAATGAAGTCGCTTGGGGCTAGCAAAATCGCGGACTTCGCCCACAAAGCAGGTATAACCAGCTCCCTTTACGAAGGCCCATCCCTTTGTTTAGGCACATCCGAAGTCTCCGTATTCGAACAAGTGTCTGCTTACAGCACCTTCGCAAATGGAGGGGAAAAAATCGATCCCATTATCATCTTAAAGATTACGGATAAAAACGGAGTCGTGCTTCGTGAGTTCTCCCCTACCGCTAAAGCTGTTATGAAGCCTGAAACGGCCTATCTGATGACCTTCATGTTACAAGGCGCGGTACGCGAACCAGGTGGAACAGCAGAAGGCCTGAACCGCAGCTTCATCGCAGCTGGAAATGAAATCGGTGCTAAAACGGGTACTACTTCGAACTTCTCTGACGGTTGGTTTATGGGTGTCACCCAAAAATTAGTCACCGGAGTTTGGGTAGGTGGCGATGACCGAAGCATTCACTTTAGAAATATTCAACTAGGACAGGGTGCTAAAATGGCGATGCCAGCCTTCACTAAGTTTATGGAAAAAGTCTACAGCGACCGATCTCTCGCTTTAGATGGCTACCAAAAAATGCCTTTTATCAAACCTGAAAATATCGCCTTTGACTTTAGTTGTGTGGGAGGAATCGGAGGAGATTCCACCCTGACTAGTTCAACCGCAACCGCCTTACCAGAATGA
- the porW gene encoding type IX secretion system periplasmic lipoprotein PorW/SprE: MHRSLVILFLALSTWSCSQYSNKPMAVAFHNVNAKYNAIWQASRLDKELQKKYFAERKESYNSVLPIVIPRDSSFKQGNEKDIKELIRKASLVIDRHQNSHYIIDAYLLIARGRLYQNDLKNAIETYKYVNSLDIRPEALIALYEIYLQQQEFSSAEKIEEFLSENPLNTNEKKQFLLLKAYSFQLLNEPIKAVAVLQEAQRYLKKGEEKARISFIMAQLLSENNQPALALDNYREVLKNKPSYDLQLQAHLAINQQEGNLAALLNMLKDPKNEDSKSLIYVKIGQYYYGKKDFKKAKENWEKGGENNPNKGELYFQLGGLFAKQMKDYDLAAHYYDSAATYLASNHPDYAKAQKLKKSWGTYSGFAKQISLQDSLLRLANLSPAALHELFLKQQKDTVKTVVQKTAAPIFTRRPFNADQQNFYFNNEQARIQGAIEFSNRWGNRTLEDFWNRKNKNATMTQAVASNVPVEKTVRTESVLEDNWLKSIPSTPAAKLKAAKTIEETLFKLGKLARLELGENELANTTLKRLLGEYPSTAFEAEALYVLYLSNEGAAKTTFRSHLFERYPSSYFKTMILKLENGTLSENKEILAQKKYEAAFERFEAGQFTESYEACFFAQQNYPGSKLEDKIVFLMALSKAGLHETADAKRMLEEFIQLFPASPLVKEASEMLKLINK; the protein is encoded by the coding sequence ATGCACCGGAGTCTCGTCATTCTTTTTCTAGCCCTCAGCACTTGGTCTTGTTCACAGTATAGCAACAAGCCCATGGCCGTTGCTTTTCACAATGTGAATGCGAAATACAATGCGATTTGGCAGGCTTCTAGATTAGACAAAGAACTACAGAAAAAATACTTTGCAGAACGCAAAGAGAGCTACAACTCCGTTTTACCCATTGTCATCCCACGCGATTCTAGCTTCAAACAAGGTAATGAAAAGGACATTAAGGAATTGATTCGCAAAGCTTCTTTAGTGATCGATCGGCACCAAAATTCCCATTACATCATCGATGCCTATTTGCTCATTGCGCGAGGTCGTTTATACCAAAATGACCTAAAAAACGCCATCGAAACCTATAAATACGTTAATTCATTAGACATCAGACCTGAGGCTCTAATCGCCTTATACGAGATCTACTTGCAACAACAGGAATTTAGTTCCGCTGAAAAAATAGAAGAATTTTTGAGCGAAAATCCGTTGAATACAAACGAGAAAAAGCAGTTTCTTCTCTTGAAAGCTTATTCTTTTCAGCTGTTAAACGAACCCATTAAAGCCGTTGCCGTATTACAAGAGGCTCAGCGCTATTTGAAAAAGGGCGAAGAAAAAGCCCGCATCTCTTTCATCATGGCGCAGTTATTGAGCGAAAATAATCAACCCGCTTTGGCATTAGATAACTACCGAGAAGTACTAAAAAATAAACCAAGTTACGATTTACAATTACAGGCACATCTGGCCATCAACCAACAAGAAGGCAATTTAGCGGCTTTGCTCAACATGCTAAAGGACCCAAAGAATGAGGATAGTAAATCCCTTATTTACGTCAAAATTGGTCAATACTATTACGGGAAGAAAGACTTCAAAAAAGCCAAGGAGAATTGGGAAAAGGGTGGAGAAAACAATCCCAACAAGGGCGAATTATACTTTCAATTAGGAGGCTTGTTTGCGAAACAAATGAAGGATTACGACCTAGCAGCCCACTATTATGATAGTGCCGCAACTTATCTCGCTTCGAATCATCCGGATTATGCAAAGGCCCAAAAACTCAAAAAGTCCTGGGGAACCTACAGCGGCTTTGCGAAACAAATTAGCCTGCAAGATTCCTTGCTCCGCTTAGCCAACCTAAGTCCGGCAGCCTTGCATGAGTTATTTTTAAAACAACAAAAGGACACCGTTAAAACCGTGGTGCAGAAAACAGCTGCACCCATTTTTACCCGACGTCCCTTTAACGCAGATCAACAAAACTTCTATTTCAACAATGAGCAAGCCCGTATTCAGGGGGCAATCGAATTTAGTAACCGCTGGGGGAATCGAACGTTGGAAGATTTTTGGAATCGAAAAAACAAAAATGCCACGATGACGCAAGCTGTTGCGAGCAATGTACCTGTTGAAAAAACGGTCCGCACAGAATCAGTGCTAGAAGATAACTGGCTAAAATCCATTCCTTCGACGCCCGCAGCTAAGTTAAAAGCCGCAAAAACGATTGAAGAAACCTTGTTCAAACTAGGAAAATTAGCCCGCTTGGAATTAGGTGAAAATGAATTAGCGAACACGACTCTTAAACGCTTATTGGGAGAATATCCGAGTACAGCATTTGAAGCGGAAGCCTTGTATGTGCTTTATTTAAGCAACGAGGGTGCTGCAAAAACCACCTTCCGTTCCCACTTATTTGAACGCTATCCTAGTAGCTATTTTAAGACCATGATTCTCAAATTAGAGAATGGCACCTTGTCTGAAAACAAAGAAATTTTAGCCCAAAAGAAATATGAGGCAGCCTTTGAACGTTTTGAAGCTGGTCAATTTACAGAAAGCTACGAGGCATGCTTTTTTGCCCAACAAAACTACCCGGGTAGCAAATTGGAAGATAAAATCGTATTTTTAATGGCGCTTTCAAAAGCAGGTTTACACGAGACGGCAGATGCGAAACGAATGTTGGAAGAATTTATCCAATTATTCCCCGCAAGTCCGCTAGTAAAAGAGGCTTCTGAAATGCTAAAGCTGATTAACAAATGA
- a CDS encoding AtpZ/AtpI family protein — protein MNSYQKFLGAAFQMLVTIVAGVFAGRYLDAYFFTDKPWFTIIFSLGSIAFALLALIKSLPK, from the coding sequence ATGAATTCTTACCAAAAATTCTTGGGCGCCGCTTTTCAGATGCTTGTTACCATCGTGGCGGGCGTTTTTGCGGGGCGCTATTTAGACGCTTATTTTTTTACAGACAAGCCCTGGTTTACGATTATTTTCTCGCTAGGATCGATTGCCTTTGCGCTTTTGGCACTCATCAAAAGTCTTCCCAAATAG
- a CDS encoding penicillin-binding transpeptidase domain-containing protein, giving the protein MFFGIVGLLFIGKLFFLQVIDDTYEKAADNNAIRKIIQIPFRGEVYDRYGKLIVYNTPVYDLYMIPRKAVVKDTNHFCRVFRVTKEYFIKTTQHARAYSRVKPSLFLKHLSKEDFASVQDAMVDFPGFFFETNAFRTYQSRSFSNALGYVAEISPNALEDQKDDYYRQGDYVGISGIESFYEETLRGQRGVKYRMVNSNGVEKGDYKNGSLNINPVSGNNLYTSIDLAIQEYADSLMHHKVGSLVAIEPSTGEILAMVSAPSYDASQLTGNNFSKYYQQLALDPMKPLLNRPPSAYYRPGSTFKLVQALVGQQLGFIGPGTVFSHAGAPVKCHGHGPVDLRGAIRVSCNPYFYHAFRKMIYDNTSGDTYERSAKGLQRWADLVANFGFGRKLGVDLGNEKKGILPNVEYYNSVYKGEKMWKFSNIYSISIGEGEIVVSPLKMANLAAIIANRGWYIPPHVVKGVGLQKSIDPFYKTPVKVGVESKYFNVVIDGMEDAVTHGTVEADGRIPDIKMVGKTGTSQNQKGKDHSIFIAFAPRDNPKIAIAVFVENAGFGGSAAAPIASLVVEKYLKRKVDRKAVETKFMNMNYLPNAYSVVRKKAAPDSTKK; this is encoded by the coding sequence TTGTTCTTCGGCATCGTGGGGCTCCTGTTCATAGGGAAATTATTTTTCCTACAGGTGATCGATGATACCTATGAAAAAGCAGCCGACAATAACGCGATTCGCAAGATTATTCAGATTCCTTTTCGTGGTGAAGTGTATGACCGTTACGGAAAATTAATTGTCTATAACACGCCGGTCTACGATTTGTATATGATTCCCCGCAAAGCGGTGGTGAAGGATACGAATCATTTTTGCCGCGTTTTCAGGGTGACAAAAGAGTATTTTATCAAGACGACTCAGCACGCTCGTGCCTATTCTCGGGTGAAACCAAGTTTATTTTTGAAGCATTTATCTAAAGAGGATTTTGCCAGTGTACAAGATGCGATGGTGGATTTTCCTGGCTTCTTTTTTGAAACGAATGCCTTTCGTACCTATCAATCCCGCTCTTTTTCAAATGCCTTAGGTTATGTGGCTGAAATTAGTCCAAATGCTTTAGAAGACCAGAAGGATGATTATTACCGCCAAGGCGACTATGTGGGTATCTCCGGCATTGAATCATTCTATGAAGAAACTTTACGCGGTCAACGTGGGGTGAAGTACCGCATGGTGAACAGTAATGGGGTGGAAAAAGGGGATTATAAGAATGGTTCATTGAACATTAATCCCGTTTCGGGCAATAATCTTTATACTTCTATCGATCTCGCGATTCAAGAATATGCGGATAGTTTGATGCACCACAAGGTGGGCAGTTTAGTGGCGATTGAGCCTTCGACGGGGGAAATTTTGGCGATGGTTTCTGCGCCTTCGTATGATGCGAGTCAATTGACGGGGAATAATTTTTCCAAATATTATCAGCAACTAGCTTTAGATCCCATGAAGCCTTTGTTGAACCGTCCGCCATCGGCTTATTACCGTCCGGGTTCTACCTTTAAACTAGTACAAGCTCTGGTAGGACAGCAATTAGGATTTATTGGTCCAGGGACAGTGTTTTCACATGCCGGGGCTCCAGTGAAATGCCACGGCCACGGACCAGTGGATTTGCGCGGAGCTATTCGCGTTTCCTGTAATCCGTATTTCTATCACGCATTCCGTAAGATGATTTACGATAATACGAGCGGAGACACTTACGAACGCTCTGCGAAAGGTTTGCAGCGTTGGGCGGACTTAGTGGCTAATTTCGGTTTTGGACGTAAACTAGGGGTCGATTTAGGAAATGAAAAGAAGGGTATTTTGCCCAATGTAGAATATTATAACTCCGTCTACAAAGGCGAAAAAATGTGGAAGTTCTCGAACATCTACTCAATCAGTATAGGGGAGGGCGAAATCGTGGTGAGTCCTCTGAAAATGGCCAATTTAGCCGCGATCATTGCGAATCGGGGTTGGTACATTCCACCTCACGTGGTGAAAGGAGTGGGTCTTCAGAAATCAATTGACCCTTTCTACAAGACGCCGGTGAAGGTAGGGGTAGAGTCTAAATATTTCAATGTCGTCATCGACGGAATGGAAGATGCGGTGACGCACGGAACGGTAGAAGCGGATGGCCGTATTCCTGATATTAAGATGGTGGGTAAGACGGGTACGTCCCAAAACCAAAAAGGCAAAGATCACTCCATCTTCATCGCCTTTGCCCCACGGGATAATCCGAAGATTGCGATTGCGGTATTTGTGGAGAACGCCGGTTTTGGAGGATCTGCCGCTGCACCGATTGCCTCTTTAGTGGTAGAAAAATACTTGAAACGAAAGGTCGACCGCAAGGCGGTAGAAACCAAGTTTATGAATATGAATTACCTGCCTAATGCCTACAGTGTGGTGCGCAAAAAGGCAGCCCCAGATTCCACGAAAAAATGA
- the rodA gene encoding rod shape-determining protein RodA: MTDSNHIQGRIDWITVGFYVLFVGLGWLNIYSAVYSPDAPLAFSDPAFYNSNAGKQLVWIGTSFVLIVCILVIDFRFFESFALFIYLGLLLLLIAVPFLGVTINGSHSWFKFGSVTIQPAEFAKTATALLLAKYLNDPLVNLTKFPFQWKAALIIGIPMVLIIGSNETGSALVFASFMILLYREGLPGAYPALFIGGIVLFVSALLVQAWIILVVLVVLAGLLVLFMPIYMQRDPKTYLRLSGAIAGIMTLALLVDWVVNNVLKEHQRNRIRVLIDPGFDPRGLGYQVTQSKIAIGSGGFWGKGFLGGTQTKFDFVPEQSTDMVFCTIGEEHGFVGVMLMIIFFLGFLWRLMYLADLQRSRFARAYGFGLVGILFFHFLVNIGMTIGLMPIMGIPLPFFSYGGSSLWSFTILLFIFLKLDSHRSDMLSR; the protein is encoded by the coding sequence ATGACAGATTCGAATCACATACAAGGCCGGATTGACTGGATCACTGTGGGATTCTACGTCTTGTTCGTAGGCTTAGGCTGGTTGAATATTTATTCGGCTGTCTATAGCCCAGACGCGCCTTTGGCTTTTTCTGATCCCGCATTTTACAATTCCAATGCAGGTAAGCAACTCGTTTGGATCGGTACGAGCTTCGTGTTGATTGTCTGTATATTGGTGATAGATTTTCGATTTTTTGAATCCTTCGCCCTCTTTATTTACCTCGGTTTGTTGCTCTTATTAATCGCAGTGCCCTTTTTAGGAGTAACAATCAACGGATCTCATTCGTGGTTTAAATTTGGGTCTGTAACCATTCAGCCGGCGGAGTTTGCAAAAACTGCCACCGCACTTTTACTCGCCAAATACCTGAATGATCCCTTGGTCAACTTGACGAAATTTCCCTTTCAATGGAAAGCGGCGCTCATTATCGGTATTCCGATGGTATTAATCATTGGTTCCAATGAGACGGGTTCCGCCTTGGTGTTCGCCTCGTTTATGATTTTGTTATACCGGGAAGGATTGCCAGGAGCTTATCCAGCCTTATTCATTGGGGGAATTGTCTTGTTCGTTTCTGCTTTATTAGTCCAAGCATGGATCATCCTAGTCGTTTTAGTTGTATTAGCCGGACTTTTGGTCTTGTTTATGCCCATCTACATGCAACGCGACCCTAAGACCTATTTGCGCCTTTCGGGTGCTATTGCCGGGATTATGACGCTTGCCTTATTAGTGGATTGGGTGGTGAATAATGTGTTGAAAGAACACCAGAGAAATCGAATTCGTGTCTTGATTGACCCTGGTTTTGATCCTCGAGGTTTGGGTTATCAGGTGACGCAATCGAAGATTGCGATTGGTTCAGGAGGATTTTGGGGGAAAGGATTTTTAGGAGGCACGCAGACGAAATTCGATTTCGTACCGGAGCAAAGCACGGATATGGTTTTCTGCACGATAGGGGAAGAGCACGGGTTTGTGGGCGTGATGTTGATGATTATATTCTTCTTGGGATTTTTGTGGCGATTGATGTATTTAGCGGACTTGCAGCGCTCGCGATTTGCGAGGGCCTATGGATTCGGATTAGTAGGAATTCTGTTTTTTCACTTTTTAGTAAATATAGGGATGACGATCGGTTTGATGCCTATTATGGGAATACCATTGCCTTTCTTCAGTTACGGCGGGTCCTCTTTGTGGTCCTTCACTATTTTACTATTTATCTTTTTAAAGTTAGACTCTCACCGGTCTGATATGCTTTCTCGCTAG
- a CDS encoding MFS transporter — translation MENETISAKAKMLIAVAALGYFVDVYDLILFSVVRNPSLMSLGLKGDDLLNQGLNLMNVQMGGMLLGGILWGIYGDKKGRKSVLFGSILLYSAANALNGLVTDLNTYAILRFIAGIGLAGELGAGITLVNETLPPSKRGIGTLIIAGVGAAGAVFAPIIAGLSPDPEWWRSCYFIGGGMGLALLLLRLGTFESSMYTEMDDKVERGNFFQLFSNGATFKKYLYCILMGLPIWYIIGILVFSAPEIAKLIGIDGKISGGDAIMFCYLGLALGDFASGALSQWLKSRGKAVLTYLFIAVGICVYYLFGMSNITTTHAYVMITLLGFFGGYWAVFLTYSSEQFGTNVRMTVTTTVPNFVRGALIPISLLFKFLIPSVGLIHAAAYVGVLCFTLAIYSVIQLKETFGRSLDYTE, via the coding sequence ATGGAAAACGAAACTATTTCTGCCAAAGCCAAAATGCTCATCGCCGTCGCCGCACTCGGCTACTTCGTAGATGTGTATGATCTTATTTTATTTTCTGTCGTGAGAAATCCTAGCTTGATGAGCCTAGGCCTGAAGGGGGATGACTTGTTGAATCAGGGTTTGAACTTGATGAATGTGCAGATGGGTGGGATGTTGCTGGGTGGAATTTTGTGGGGCATTTATGGCGATAAGAAAGGACGTAAATCGGTTTTGTTCGGTTCCATCTTACTTTATTCTGCTGCAAATGCCTTGAATGGATTAGTCACCGATTTGAATACCTATGCCATCTTACGTTTTATAGCTGGGATAGGTTTAGCGGGGGAATTAGGCGCTGGAATTACGTTAGTGAATGAAACTTTACCTCCCTCTAAGCGAGGAATTGGTACCTTAATCATTGCAGGGGTGGGTGCGGCAGGAGCCGTTTTTGCTCCCATCATTGCAGGCTTAAGCCCGGATCCTGAGTGGTGGAGATCTTGTTATTTTATTGGTGGGGGAATGGGATTAGCCCTTCTATTATTGCGTTTAGGCACCTTTGAATCTTCGATGTATACGGAGATGGATGACAAAGTGGAACGGGGTAATTTCTTTCAATTATTTTCGAATGGAGCCACTTTCAAGAAATACCTGTATTGCATTTTGATGGGTTTACCCATTTGGTACATCATCGGCATTCTCGTTTTCTCGGCGCCAGAAATCGCCAAACTCATCGGTATCGACGGAAAAATTAGCGGAGGCGATGCGATTATGTTTTGCTATCTAGGACTTGCGCTGGGTGACTTTGCCTCGGGAGCCCTGAGTCAGTGGCTGAAAAGCCGAGGAAAGGCGGTTTTAACGTATTTATTTATTGCCGTAGGTATTTGTGTGTATTACCTATTCGGTATGTCGAATATTACCACGACACATGCATACGTGATGATTACGCTCTTAGGCTTTTTTGGGGGCTATTGGGCCGTGTTTTTGACCTATTCGTCTGAGCAGTTTGGGACGAATGTGCGGATGACCGTGACGACGACGGTGCCTAATTTTGTGCGTGGCGCCTTGATTCCGATTTCTTTGCTCTTTAAGTTTTTGATTCCATCAGTGGGCTTGATTCATGCTGCTGCTTATGTGGGTGTTTTATGCTTTACTTTGGCCATCTACTCTGTTATTCAGTTGAAAGAAACGTTTGGTAGATCCCTAGACTACACAGAATAA
- a CDS encoding DUF423 domain-containing protein → MKKFALFTGSLIAGLSVALGAFGAHAWKDYLREINRLETFETAARYQMYGGITLLILGVWQMNFSNKHLKTAAYFHFAGCIIFPGSLYLICLTNLGIFGAVAPIGGLCFLMGYGLMMWSIFKK, encoded by the coding sequence ATGAAAAAATTTGCGTTATTTACTGGTTCACTGATTGCGGGGTTATCAGTTGCCTTAGGCGCCTTTGGAGCGCACGCGTGGAAGGACTATTTACGCGAGATTAATCGCCTGGAGACATTTGAGACAGCAGCACGCTACCAAATGTATGGAGGAATTACGTTGTTGATCTTAGGAGTTTGGCAAATGAATTTCAGCAATAAGCACTTGAAGACAGCTGCCTATTTTCATTTTGCCGGATGCATTATTTTTCCGGGTTCTTTGTATTTGATCTGCTTGACTAATCTGGGAATTTTCGGAGCCGTGGCACCTATTGGTGGTTTGTGCTTCCTCATGGGTTATGGACTGATGATGTGGTCCATCTTTAAGAAGTAA
- the atpH gene encoding ATP synthase F1 subunit delta → MSELIVAHRYAKSLLDFAIEKNAVEAVAKDMIDFAETCEASHELVLALKSPIIKHYTKLAILAKLFKDKFNPVTYGIFVIITNKNREKILPAVAKEFISMYTDYKGIQKATVTTASTLTADQKATVAKIVKDYTGKEVELIEQIDESLIGGFILKVGDQQIDDSIKRKLNDLKVSLAS, encoded by the coding sequence ATGTCAGAATTAATTGTAGCTCACCGTTACGCTAAATCCCTGCTAGACTTCGCGATCGAAAAGAACGCGGTAGAGGCAGTAGCTAAAGACATGATTGATTTCGCAGAAACTTGCGAAGCCAGTCACGAATTAGTGTTAGCGCTAAAGAGCCCAATCATTAAGCATTATACGAAATTAGCGATCCTAGCGAAGCTATTTAAGGATAAATTCAATCCAGTTACCTACGGTATCTTCGTGATTATCACGAACAAAAACCGTGAGAAGATTCTTCCTGCTGTAGCAAAAGAATTCATCTCGATGTACACAGATTACAAAGGAATCCAAAAAGCAACGGTTACCACTGCTTCTACTTTAACAGCAGATCAAAAAGCTACGGTAGCGAAAATCGTTAAAGACTACACCGGTAAAGAAGTAGAATTGATCGAACAAATTGATGAAAGCCTGATTGGTGGATTCATTTTGAAAGTAGGCGACCAACAGATTGATGATTCGATCAAGCGGAAGCTGAACGATTTAAAAGTTTCTTTAGCATCTTAA
- the atpF gene encoding F0F1 ATP synthase subunit B, whose product MELITPDFGLIFWQLIVFGILFFLLAKFAWKPIIQSLAEREQSIDEAIKLSETTRAEMAELKAGNEQLIASARAERDALIKQAKEASDAMISQAKLDAQTAANQEIEKARVAFEQEKASAVAAIRKEAASLSLDLAEKVLKSQLKDKAAQEKLVTEWMADVKLS is encoded by the coding sequence ATGGAGTTAATCACCCCAGACTTTGGACTTATCTTCTGGCAACTAATTGTCTTTGGAATTCTATTCTTCCTTTTAGCCAAATTTGCTTGGAAACCGATCATTCAATCGTTAGCTGAGCGCGAGCAATCAATCGACGAGGCTATCAAATTATCTGAAACAACACGCGCTGAAATGGCCGAGTTGAAAGCAGGTAATGAGCAATTAATCGCATCAGCACGTGCTGAACGTGATGCGTTGATCAAACAAGCGAAAGAAGCATCCGATGCGATGATCTCTCAAGCTAAATTAGATGCACAAACAGCAGCTAACCAAGAAATCGAAAAAGCGCGCGTAGCATTCGAACAAGAGAAAGCAAGTGCTGTAGCAGCGATCCGTAAGGAAGCGGCATCTCTTTCGTTAGACCTAGCGGAGAAAGTGTTAAAAAGCCAATTAAAAGACAAAGCAGCTCAGGAAAAATTAGTGACTGAGTGGATGGCTGACGTTAAATTATCTTAA
- the atpE gene encoding ATP synthase F0 subunit C: MSILSILLEVSVGLGLAGIGAGLAALGAGMGIGRIGGSAMEAIARQPEASGKIQGAMLIVAAFVEAVALFAAVICLLVTLK; this comes from the coding sequence ATGTCTATTTTATCGATTTTATTAGAAGTTTCTGTAGGTCTTGGTCTTGCAGGTATTGGTGCTGGTTTAGCTGCTTTAGGAGCTGGAATGGGTATCGGTCGTATCGGTGGTTCTGCTATGGAAGCTATCGCTCGCCAACCAGAAGCGTCTGGAAAAATTCAAGGTGCGATGTTAATCGTTGCTGCCTTCGTTGAGGCGGTTGCGTTATTCGCTGCTGTAATTTGTCTATTGGTTACTTTGAAATAA